A region of Anopheles merus strain MAF chromosome 2R, AmerM5.1, whole genome shotgun sequence DNA encodes the following proteins:
- the LOC121587649 gene encoding uncharacterized protein LOC121587649 isoform X1, producing the protein MHSKSPTNLMGKVINVLLVLSCSVLSRSTQSKMPVTWMGNTYVIQHNNGQCIIALKSRMSEALPFNELYVKGIPRNFGPEELVPIFSNAGVVHTIRLLMDFGQHNRGFAYVSYVDPRHIDRALVTLHGMQISVTQRLEVSKSRNSRSLQLCNLQNHRTAAIISQTVAHITRIREFRCKMIRLGETNDVTIIFKSHHDYIHAYTKLNRVRHIFGPTCCIKTF; encoded by the exons ATGCATTCTAAATCGCCGACAAACTTGATGGGTAAAGTGATAAATGTGCTTCTTGTACTGTCTTGCAGCGTCCTGTCGCGTTCTACCCAGAGCAAAATGCCGGTCACCTGGATGGGCAATACGTACGTGATACAGCACAACAATGGACAGTGCATCATCGCGCTGAAAAGCCGGATGAGCGAGGCGCTTCCGTTCAACGAGCTGTACGTGAAGGGCATCCCGCGCAACTTCGGGCCGGAAGAGCTGGTGCCGATCTTCTCGAACGCCGGCGTAGTGCACACGATACGTCTGCTGATGGACTTTGGGCAGCATAACCGGGGCTTCGCGTACGTGAGCTACGTCGATCCACGCCACATCGACCGGGCGCTGGTGACGCTGCACGGGATGCAGATCAGCGTGACGCAGCGGCTGGAAGTGTCGAAGAGCCGCAACTCACGCAGCCTCCAGCTGTGCAACCTGCAGAACCACCGTACGGCGGCGATCATATCCCAAACGGTTGCCCACATAACGCGCATTAGGGAG TTCCGATGCAAAATGATTCGCCTAGGGGAGACGAACGACGTAACGATTATCTTCAAGTCCCATCACGATTACATCCACGCGTACACCAAGCTGAACCGTGTGCGGCACATATTCGGACCCACATGCTGCATTAAAACGTTTTAG
- the LOC121587649 gene encoding dead end protein homolog 1-like isoform X2: MPVTWMGNTYVIQHNNGQCIIALKSRMSEALPFNELYVKGIPRNFGPEELVPIFSNAGVVHTIRLLMDFGQHNRGFAYVSYVDPRHIDRALVTLHGMQISVTQRLEVSKSRNSRSLQLCNLQNHRTAAIISQTVAHITRIREFRCKMIRLGETNDVTIIFKSHHDYIHAYTKLNRVRHIFGPTCCIKTF; the protein is encoded by the exons ATGCCGGTCACCTGGATGGGCAATACGTACGTGATACAGCACAACAATGGACAGTGCATCATCGCGCTGAAAAGCCGGATGAGCGAGGCGCTTCCGTTCAACGAGCTGTACGTGAAGGGCATCCCGCGCAACTTCGGGCCGGAAGAGCTGGTGCCGATCTTCTCGAACGCCGGCGTAGTGCACACGATACGTCTGCTGATGGACTTTGGGCAGCATAACCGGGGCTTCGCGTACGTGAGCTACGTCGATCCACGCCACATCGACCGGGCGCTGGTGACGCTGCACGGGATGCAGATCAGCGTGACGCAGCGGCTGGAAGTGTCGAAGAGCCGCAACTCACGCAGCCTCCAGCTGTGCAACCTGCAGAACCACCGTACGGCGGCGATCATATCCCAAACGGTTGCCCACATAACGCGCATTAGGGAG TTCCGATGCAAAATGATTCGCCTAGGGGAGACGAACGACGTAACGATTATCTTCAAGTCCCATCACGATTACATCCACGCGTACACCAAGCTGAACCGTGTGCGGCACATATTCGGACCCACATGCTGCATTAAAACGTTTTAG